The segment TGAACATTCAGGGGGAAATCACGCGACGAAAAGGGAAGTTCCCGCACACCAGCCGCATCTACTGGTGCTCTAGCGGCGAATTGGGAGTGGTTTGCCAAAAGGCTTTTAAGGTTTCCCTGGTTAACCGCGATTTCGAGGTGGAGTGGGAGGCGAAATTCCGTGAAGACGTACGCGCCGTGGCCATCTCTCACAACGGCGATTATGTTGCGGTCGCACTCAGCGACTCTCAGATAATTTTGTTTGATCGATATAAGAAACGCATCGCAAAAGTACCCACACGACGCTCGCTGGACGACCTTCATTTCGTCTGGGAAGAACCAGCGATTGTCGGTAGCTCTGATCTTGGCCTGCTCTGTAAGTTCTCCCTGAAGGGAAAAATCGACTGGATGATCTCCCCGACTTCCCGCTCCAGTCAGGCGAAGGTCAACAGTGATGGCTCTCGCATCTACCTGTCTGCACATAATCGAGGAATTCAGGTCTACGACGGGGAAGGAGAACTGCTGGGTGCCTACCAGATCAAGGGAATTCCTCAACTTCTCTCCCTCAGCCCTGCTGGCAACCGCCTTGCTGTCCTGACGACAAACGCCCTTCTCTTCTGGATGGATTTGCAGGGCAAACTTCTTTGGGTAGCCCCTGTACCTGAACAGATTGTATCCATCGATTGTGACGGATTTGGCTCCAGACTGATTCTCGGTCTCGAAACTGGCGAAATCACATGCCTCAACTGGTCATTGGAAAATTAATTCGCACCTCCGTTACGGAGCGTCTCTCTGTATCGACAGCCTTCCTCTTCTGAGGTTGCTCTCGTATTCTTCAAATCTGCTCCAAGTCAGGTTGAGAGAGCAAGATTTGCGGGTGAGCTCTTGAATACCAGAGAATTCTTGTGAGTAGGCGTAACTTCGCTGCTTGCAAATGCTTGACTGGCGTTATAGATTGGCCGTTTGAGGCATTTGTAAACTGATAGGATTCGGTTTCAGCTGTCCCGACTTTCCTGCCCCGTGGGAAGATTCTCCTCTCTCATTTCAACCCCGGGACCTGTTGGTAACTGACTTGAAGAGGGTTCGTGAAATCGCGATTCCCTTTTTATATTATTTCCAACGCACATAGACAGATATCCGTAGGTTCTATACGGGGAAACTCTTCCTCTTTTGGGGCGTTCTGTCCTGAAACAGATAATAGCCAACCAAGAACCAGGCTGAACTCTGTCGACTTTTCCCTCAGGAATATTCATTTCGACATTCATCCCTACCGGACAATACAAGACCTCAGTTCCTTTCTGATTCATTCCCGGTATGTCACCCATCGACCTAAGAAACATCAATTTAACAGGGGTTAAGAATGCAGGCTGAACCTGTCATTGAAATCAAAAAACTGACGAAGATTTATCGGGACTTCTGGGGTCGTCAGAAAGTTCGTGCGTTGAATTCGCTCAGCCTCGACGTGAAAAAAGGGGAAGTATTCGGTCTTCTCGGTCCAAACGGTTCGGGCAAAACCACGACGATGAAATGCCTGCTTGGCCTTCTATTCCCGACATCCGGTGAAATTTCTGTGTTGGGTCGCCCCGCCAACGACGTAGAAAAGAACGAGCGTATCGGATACCTGCCGGAAGAATCCTATCTCTACCGCTTCTTGAATGCGGAAGAAACACTCGATTTCTACGGTAGACTATTCAAGATTTCTGCCGCAGAACGACGTGAACGAACACAGCAGCTGATTGAGATGGTTGGGTTGAAGAACGCCCGTCGTCGCCAACTCAAAGAGTATTCCAAAGGGATGACTCGCCGAATCGGCCTGGCTCAGGCACTGATCAACAATCCGGATCTGGTGATGCTGGACGAACCGACCTCCGGTCTCGACCCCATCGGTACCCGCGAGATGAAAGACCTGATCATCCAACTGAAGGAACAGGGCAAGACAGTCATCATGTGTAGCCACTTGCTGGCCGATGTTCAGGACGTCTGTGACCGAATCGCGATTCTGTACGGTGGAGAGCTGAAAGAATTGGGAAATGTCGAAGACCTGATCCAATCCAAAGAACAGACCTGCATTACTTCGACAGAGCTTCCAGATGAAGCGATCACCGAGATTGATGCAATCCTGAAGAAATACAATGCAGAGAAGATCTCCGTCGAACATCCGTCGACCAACCTCGAAGAACTCTTCCTCAAAACGGTTCAGGAAAGTATTGACCGTCCGGGACAACGCTTCGTACCGGCCAATGACGGCGACAAAAACCAGGAACCCGTTTCAACGGAATCCTGACCTTTTTGATACATCCAATTCCTGTTCCAGTCTGGATACTTCTCCACACCACTATCGACATATTCGGCCAAATCCCAAATCAGAGATGGGATAGCTGGAAACACCTCTCCGGAACTCACTGATGACTTTTGAACCGATTCCCTACGATATTTCCGAAGGATTTCTGCACTTCCTGTATGCGTTCTTTGGCTTCGGGCTGATGATCGTTCTACTGGGAGTGTTTGTGACTCGTCTGTCGATGGGCACACGGGGACCAAAACTCGTTCTGCAGCAACTTAAAGACGGATTACACGAAATTACCAGTCTCTCCTTGAAGAGAATCATGGCGATTGCGACCCTCACGTTTAAAGAAGCAGCACGTCGCAAGGTGTTTTACATCATCATACTGTTTGCCCTGCTGTTTATGTTCGCGAACTGGTTCCTGTCGATGTCCGACCAGCGAACGGACTTTCAGATTGAAGTCTACGTCAGTTTCGTATTAACCGTGATCAGCATCCTAGTCATCCCGATTGTCCTGCTACTTTCCTGCTGGGGTATCCCAGAGGATATTCGTCAGCGTTCCCTACACACGGTGGTCACGAAGCCTGCTCACCGGATGGAAGTAGTGATGGGACGTATTTTTGGATTCGTCGGTATCGGCAGCATTCTACTACTGTTCATGGGCGTCATCGGCTACTTCTGGATTATGCGTGCATTGCCTGTCGAAGCACAAAATGATTTAGCTTGTCGAGTTCCCGTCTATGGCAAACTCTATTTTATCGATAAAGACGGCAACGAAACAAAACGAGGGATTAACACCGGAGACCAATGGGACTTCCGTTCTTATATTGAAGGGGCAACCAAAGGTCGTGCCATATGGACTTTCAATGACTTTGACTCCAGTGCAGTTTCACCCAATGAGCCTCTCCAAGTCGAAACTCGCTTTGAAGCATTTCGAACATACAAAGGAAATATTGAAGACACCTTGCAAGTGGAATTAACGGTAGTCAACAACGACAACCAGACTCGCGTGCGGCTGACCCCCTTCCCTTTACGAGAGTACACTTTCAACCTGGTCGAAATTCCACAAACGCTCAAGGTTTACGACGACGAACAGGGCAAGGAGATCGAATACAATCTCTCCAAAGATATCCTCAGTTCGGAAAGTGGTTTCAGTCTCGAAGTCCGCTGTCTCGACTCACAGCAATATATCGGGATGGCAAATCCCGACTTGTTTATCAGGCTTCCGGACCGTGCGTTTATCGTCGGTTTCAGCAAAGCGATTTTCGGACAATGGCTGTTACTAGTCTTAATTGTTTCAATCAGCGTAGCCCTCAGTTGTATGGTGAAGGGACCAATTGCCACGATAGCAACAGTAGCACTACTCATGATCAGCTTCATGTTCTCCGGTGTGCTGAATGAACAAATCACAGGTCGAGCTATCGGTGGTGGTCCAATGGAATCCCTCTATCGAATGATTTCGCAAACGAATGAAACATCTCGTTTACCAGCGGATGACACAATCGCCCAAATCGCATTAAGCCTCGACCCGATCTTCTCCAACATGCTTTGGATTGTTAAACATATTATTCCAGATATGAGTAGCTTCAGTATGGCGGAATACCTGGCAAAAGGATTTGACGTTAATGCGAGTGCTGCAATCATTCCTTCTATCGCAGTAACACTTAGCTATTTCCTGGTTTCCGTAATTGTCGGCTACTACTGTCTTAAACTTCGTGAGCTCGAATCAAAATGATGAACCTCAGTTCTAAACAACGTAAATTCAGCTACATGTTAGCAATTGTAGTTCTATTAGTATTCATTCTGTGGCTGGGGCAACCCGCCAGTCGGAATAATCCTGGAGGTATACTTGCGCAGAAGCGGCAGGAGCTGAATCTCAGCCAGTCGACTCTCGGAGACGTAGAACCATCCAGTGCAATCATGAAGGTTGTGCTTCTCGGTTTTCGCGGCGTCGCGGCCGACCTGTTATGGGTTCAAGCCAAGGAGCAGGAAAAGAAAAAAGAGTGGGGTAAATATCGTGCAACCACAAACACCATTCTCTTGCTGCAACCAAACTTCGAAGATGTCTGGCGATACACTGGATGGGATTTTTCTTACAACGTTTCTTCGCAGTGGGACGACGTCAAAGACCGTTACTACTGGCTGAAAGAAGGTGGAAAGTTTCTTCGAGAAGGTGCTGATCAAAATCAATACTCGGCTGCGATTCAATGGGACATCGGGCGTGTACTTGGTCAAAAGATTGGACTCGCAGACGAACGAAACTATTTTAGAGAGTACTTCCGTCATGACCCCGATCCTCAGTTCGAAGGCGAAACTGACCTTTCATTTAACCCGAAAGGGATCAACGACAACTATCTCGCTGCAAAGCAGGACTTCATCATTGCCAATGACCGGGAAGAAGAGTTCGGGCAGAACATTATGAAGTCACCACTTTTCCGAATCTCTGCAACGAAATCAGTAATCAATGCCGCCTCAGCAATGCAGCGGGAAGGAGTCTTTGACCGTCCCCGCCAATTGTGGTCAGATGCTCGTGAAGAGTTACTTGGTGACGAGTTCGGAAAATATAACTTCTACTCCCAGGAGGGCCATTATAATCTCATGGCCACAGACGAGGAGATAGAGAAACTGGCAATCGAAAACTCAGAGACTGTTGGACGCGAGATCAAGCCTAAGGACATAAAAAACGTCATCGAGTACTTTAAAACACAGTCTCAGTTTGACTACTGGCTGTTGAGATGCGAAGCAGAACAAGACGAAATTACGATGAAAGCGCACGAGGACGTATACCTCGGTAAGAAAAAGTTTCAGGAAGCCGATTGGGATGCCGCAATGGAATACCTGCAAAATGGGATGAAAGGATTCGATCAAGTCATTAAGAAGTATCCATCCTATGTTTTAGGTGACACAGAGAAGCTCGATGAAGTATTGGAATCGGTATTGTACTGGTCTTTTATCTACGAGAACTCTCCGAAATACGGTCTTAAACCCGCTACCTATCCTCTTAAAGATCTATGGGACCAGAACCTGGAACACATCATTGGTTTGAACCAGCGGTTCCGAATTGACAACCAGTTGAATTAAGGCAGGTAACAGCAGCGAGCTGGAAGACTGAATAAAGCCGCTCGTTCCTCCAGATGTGAACTCTAATCCAGTTCCCGTCTGGGGGACATCTGAGATTTCGAACTTCCATAAAAAAACGCTGTCTGGTATCCAGACAGCGTTTTTCTTTTAACTCGCTATTCAATCCGAAGCACTTAGGCTTTCAAGTATCCTTTAGATTCAAGGTAAGCGACGACTTCTTCGGCCAGTTCGTCGATTCCTTTACTGTCGGAATCGAGAACGAGTTCTGCGTTTTCCGGAGCTTCGTAAGGATCATCGATACCGGTGAAGTTTTTGATCTCACCAGCGCGGGCTTTTTTGTAGAGTCCTTTGGGGTCACGTTCTTCGCAAGTTGCGAGTGAAGCGTTCACGTAGACTTCGATGAACTCGCCTTCGCCCATCAGTTCGCGGACTTTGTCGCGATCTTCACGGTAAGGAGAAATGAAGGCAGTAGAAGTAATGACGCCTGCGCCAACAAACAGTTTGCCAACTTCACCGATTCGGCGAATGTTTTCAGCACGGTCTTCAGCAGAGAATCCGAGGTTCTTGTTCAGTCCCATACGGATGTTGTCGCCATCAAGGACGTAGGAGTGATTTCCTTTAGAGTGCAGCAGGTGGTCAACAGTATTGGCCACGGTACTTTTTCCGGCTCCGGAGAGTCCGGTGAACCACAACATGACACCTTTGTGTCCATTCAGCTCGCAGCGTTCTTTGTCCGACACGCGTTGTTCATGCCAAGTAACATTCGTTGCTTTTTGTTCTGTCATCTTACGTTTAAACCTTGTTTAAAATTGACTGTGAGAGCTTAAGATAGTTTCGGGTGACTCGAGAAGTTGCTAAACCGCCGGTCCCTGACGGTGAGAGACCAGCTGGAGGGGTATCAACCCAGTTGACTGTTGCCTGACTCTCGGCGATTACCAGCTTGATCGCCCAAGACGATCAATCCGAGGGATTAACGCCCCGTATCGACCAGATGGACGAAAATTAAGGGCAGATTCGGCAAGACATGTTTTGCCTGAGCGTCTGGATACATCGACCGCCATTCGATTACGCTGGCGAGCCGCGTAACCTGTCACTGAAGTGAGTGACACTGAATCGTGGCATTTTATCCGGAAATCAGTTTCCATTTCCCATCGCACCGCCTCTTCAAGGCGGGCACAACTACACAGTCCGGTGCCGTTGCACGGCCTCTAAACTGTTTTTTCGTCGAGCAGAGATGGTTGATCACCTGCTTCTCGTGGGGACGATGTTAGAGCAACTTGAAAGAAGATGGAAGTCTCTCCCTGTTTTTTTTCCGCAAACGGACTTCCTCTCATCTTCGCTTAAGTGATCATACGATCCCTACGGGACTGATCTTTCCCTCTGGCTTAATTGACTTACCCAAAGTCACTCGAGAGCACTCCATTTACTGAACAATCGGCTGTTGGCGTATTATCAACATTCCTTTCAGGGGACTTAAACTGATGGAATGACCGTAACCAATGGATATGTCAGATCTTATTGCCCTCGCTTTAACCAAAACTTAACGCCTGGTTTCCTCTCCAACTGGTCTACGATGTGTCAATTTGATAGAGTGGAAACATTGATAGCGATGAACCACTTGTTCTCTTCCGGGTCATACGAATGTCGTCCTCTAAGGCGAAGTTCCTCGGGCTCTGATGACCGCAGGACTCAAAGGGCAAGAACTCCGACGTTTAGATTCGGAGAGGACTCGTTTCTTCTGAATATTACTTAATACACTTTCTGTTCAAGAATACAGGATTTACCGTGAGCATACCTGATTTTGACAAAGCAGAACTTCTTCCCGTCATCGCCCAGGATGCGGAATCCGGCGATGTGCTTATGCTGGCTTACATGAATGAAGAAGCCTACCAGGAAACACTGAAGACCGGGCGTGTTTGCTATTACAGTCGCAGCCGGCAGAAATTGTGGCGTAAGGGCGAAGAAAGCGGCAATGTTCAGGAGCTCAAAGAACTCTACTACGACTGCGATGCCGACACTCTGCTTGCCAAAGTGAATCAGATTGGAGGAGCAGCCTGCCACGAGGGTTACAAAAGTTGTTTCTTCCGTAAAATTAATCCCGCTGACGAATCCTTTGAAGTGGTAGGAAATCGCGTATTTGACCCCAAAGAAGTCTACAAGAAGTAACCGTCTCCAGCGGTCGCAAAGACGAGTTCCCAGATGGCAATATCGACCTCACTGCGTCACCAGCGGTTGATTGACGAACACTGATAATAGAAATATTTTTCCAATGACAGAACCATTGATCAAACTTGGCATTCCAGCCGGAAGCCTCAAAGACTCCACGCAAGCGTTGTTCAAACGGGCCGGTTACAATATTTCGATTTCATCCCGATCGTATTTTCCCACGGTCGATGACGATCAGATAGAATGCCTTCTCATTCGCGCTCAGGAGATGTCCCGCTACGTCGAAGAAGGAATTCTGGACGCCGGGATCACTGGGCATGACTGGGTTGTCGAAACCGGGGCCGATGTTCATGAAATCTGCGAACTGGTCTTTTCTAAAGTGAGCCGTCGACCAGTGCGCTGGGTCCTCTGTGTTCCAGAAGACTCGGATGTTAAAACAGTCAAAGATCTGGAAGGCAAACGCATCGCCACCGAGGCAGTTGGCCTGACTCAGCAATTTTTGGAAAAGAATGGCGTAAAAGCCAAAGTTGAATTCTCCTGGGGAGCGACAGAGGTCAAACCTCCTCGCCTGGCTGACGCGATCGTGGAAGTGACTGAAACAGGCAGTTCATTACGGGCGAATAACTTGCGTATCGTCGAAGAAGTAATGCAAAGCACGACCCGCTTCATCGCTAACAAAGAGTCTTTCAAAGACAGTGCCAAAAGAGAGAAGCTGGAAAACATTGCTCTGATGCTCCAAGCCTGTCTGGCGGCAGAAGGAAAAGTCGGACTGATGATGAACATCCGCCGTGACAGCCTGGAAGAAATCCTTTCGCTGTTACCCGCGCTTCAGACTCCCACCGTCTCTTCCCTGTCCGATCCGGATTGGGTTGATGTGAATACCATCGTCGATGAATCGGTGGTCCGTTCGATCGTCCCTAAACTGAAACAGGCTGGTGCTCGGGGCATCGTAGAGTACGGTATCAATAAGATTATTGATTAAGCGGGTCGTCGAATTCTTCGAAACATCTTATTCGACACATCCGAACCAATAAAAAAGCTCCGTGACCAAAGTCACGGAGCTTTTTTATGTTTAATTGAATCAGCTTTGAATGAATCACGTGAGAATCGCCATTCAATTCTGCCCGCGAACCACCTTCTGAAAATGCAGTTCGACATCTCGATCAATCACGCGGCGTACTCCTTCAACGAGAGTACTCGGTTCATTATCTGTTTCACCCTGCCGTTTGATCTCTTCTAACGGCGTCCCGGGCGCGACACTGAAGGTACCCTGATTGATGATCTGATTCCCCGCATCAAGTTCCGGAATAATAAAGTGAATGGTCGCACCGAAGGTCAGCATATGATGGGCGTGAGCATCTTCATAAGGCCGGAACCCGGGGAATGGAGGCAACAGACCATGATGCAGGTTAATGATTCGACCGCCTGCGAACTTCCAACAGGTGGCGGGTGGAAGAATACGCATGTAACGGGCAAGGACGATGTAGTCGACTTCGTGTTGATCGAAGAGTTCCACGATTTGATCGTTGTTCGGATTGCCTCCATCATCGCCGACGTCGTGCCATTCCACATCGAATTGTTCAGCGACACCTCGACAGGCGGGACGATTTCCAATCATCACTACTGGGTCTGCTTTGATGACCTTATCGCGCATTGCACGTAATAAAGCAACCACCGGTTCAGGACGATACGTACTGCAGATAGCGACTCGCGGAGGACGAATATGTTCGTCGCGAGACCAGGTTCTTATTGAAAGCCCTTTAAGTTGTCCTATCTCATTCATGTGAGATCGCAACTTCGCAACGGTTCCGGAAGTTTCCGGCCATTCAATACGCAGCATCATTGCGAAGATTTTGTCGCGGTCGTGGTCGAACATCTGGATTTCATGAATGTTCGCTCCAGCAGAAGCTACATAGTGGACGATCGGATCGGCCAATCCACAATTGTCCGGTCCGACAGCAGTGATGGTGACTTGCATCGTTCAGCCTGAGTTGGAGGAGAAACGCCGCGCATGCTTGGCGTTCACTTTTTAAGAGATCGAGTTATCTAATTTTAGGATTTCAAGCAGCTAATGCAATTTCGTTTTGCTTCAAATGAGTGATGAATGCAATTAGCCGGCAGTCGAACCTGTCGGTTATGTCGGTTATTTCAGTCCGATCCCACCGCTTCGGGATTGCTGGATGGTTCCCATCGAATGGGTTGAATTACGCTAGTGGCCAGTAAGGCTCCAAATACAATCCCGATGAGCATCACTCCTAGTAACATACGAGTCCCTGTTTGCTCGCCCAGTCCGTCGATAATTCGTTGACCGAAACGACTGCGCGTCCGCAAATAGTCGACGTTATACAACCCCCAGAGGGAAACGAGGATTAGTCCACCTCCCATTACAATCTGTTCATTCACGGACGTGTTCCCACTTGATCAAACTCGGTACGACTAAAAACAACAATCACTTATTACGAAACAAACAAAGCACCTTCCGCTCCCGTCAGAAAGTGCTTTGATTTCATTTCGGATTTATTTGCAAACGGGCACGGTCCCCGACCGAATTAGTCCAGGCTGACGGTTACTGTTTTCAATTCAGTGTAATTCGCCAGTGCGGCTTCACCTAACTCGCGGCCAATACCACTCATTTTGAAGCCACCAAAGGGCGCGGCTGCGTCGAAGACATCGTAGCAGTTCACCCAGACGGTTCCGGCCCGCACCTGTCGCGCGATGTGATGCGCCTTGGCGACATCGCGAGTCCAGACCGCAGCGGCCAGACCAAACACCGAGTTGTTCGCGCGAGTGACAACTTCATCCATCGAATCGAAAGGAAGTACACTTAACACTGGGCCAAAGATTTCGTTTTTGGCGATTTCCATGTCGTCGGTGACATTGTCAAACACGGTCGGTTCCACGAAATAACCCTTGTCACCAAATCGATTTCCGCCCGTCACACAAGCTGCTCCTGCCGCACGACCTTTTTCAATGAACCCCATGATCTTTTCAAACTGAGCTTGGTCCACTTGCGGCCCCTGCTCTGTATCCATATCAAAAGGATTGCCCAGTTTACGATTGGAAGCACGGGCGACAAGTTTATCAACGAACTGTTGATGGACTTTCTTTTCTACGAAGACGCGGCTACCAGCACAGCAGCATTGTCCCTGATTGAAGAATAGTCCAAACTCAGCACCGGCGACCGCATCGTCCAGATTGGAATCGGCGAAGATAATGTTTGGGCTTTTCCCGCCAAGTTCAAAAGTCACGTTTTTAATCGTCTCGGCCGCATCTCGCATAATAATCTGAGCGGTCAGGTGCTCGCCGGTAAATGCGATTTTGTCGACATCGGGATGTTTGACAAGTGCTGCTCCCGCAGTCGGACCATAACCGGGAACGACGTTAATTACGCCAGGTGGAAATCCCGCCTCCAGAGCCAACTCTGCCAGACGAAGACTTGTCAGCGGAGTCTGTTCAGCGGGTTTCAGGATGATCGTACAACCTGCTGCCAATGCTGGCCCCCATTTCCAGGCCAACATCAGGAGGGGAAAGTTCCAAGGAATGATCTGACCGACGACCCCTACAGGCTCCTTACGGGTATAGCAAAGGTAATTTCCCCGGATCGGAATAGTGTCGCCATGAATTTTATCGGCCCAACCAGCGTAATATCGAAAACAGTCAACAACCAATGGTAAGTCCGCGGCCAGGCTGTCGCGAATTGGTTTACCGTTATCGAGTGTTTCCAATGCCGCGAGTTCTTCGAGATTATCTTCGACCAGGTCCGCTAGCCGATTCAGCAAACGACCTCGGTCTCGGGCGTCTATCTCCGCCCATTCTCCCGATTCAAAGGCTCGCCGAGCGGCTTTTACTGCCAGATCGATATCAGCTGCGTCTCCTTCAGCGACATCGGCAATTTTCTCCTCCGTCGCGGGATTCATTGTCGCGAAGGTTTTGCCACTTTGAGCGTCGCGCCATTCACCATCAATCAGCAATTGAGTATGCTTGACTTCCGGTGTGGCATGGATATCGGGCGATGTTGTTGTCGCCATGGTATAACTCCGTCTGTTCTCTGAGCGGTTAAGAGGAAAATATGACAACGTCATTCATCGACAAATCGATTGCATGCAGAGTGATGCCCTTGTCTCAGATGCGTTTTTCGGGTCCGTTTTAGTTTGGGAAGTGTATTTACTATTATACGTCCCCGCATGCCGGGTTCCAATTCCACATTCGATTGAAACAGCGGTACGCTTCTATTTTCACGAATTGGGAATCGTGCCGATCCGAGCCCCTATTTCCATTCCATTTAATTCGTTTTTTGTATTCGAACCAAGGTCAGGATAACCAATGCAAGCCGTCGTTTTCGAAGAACCGGGTGAACCCGCCGAAGTCCTCGCGTGCCAGGAGAAGCCAGTTCCAGAACCTGCTTCCGGTGAAGTACGCGTGAGAATGCTGTACAGCCCCGTCAATCCATCCGACTTGATGTTTATCCGAGGTCGCTATGGAATCAGACCAAACTTGCCAGCGACCCCAGGTTTCGAAGGAGTCGGCATAGTCGAAGCCTCAGGTGGTGGCTTGCTGGGAAAACTCGTCAAAGGCAAACGAGTGGTTGTCCTGAATAAAGATACGGGGAACTGGGCCGAACAGACTGTCGTCCCCGCCAAACAAGTGGTCCCCATTCCAGACGATTTACCACTTGAGCAAGCGGCCATGTTCTTTGTTAATCCGGCGACGTCTTTTGTACT is part of the Polystyrenella longa genome and harbors:
- a CDS encoding ABC transporter ATP-binding protein, giving the protein MQAEPVIEIKKLTKIYRDFWGRQKVRALNSLSLDVKKGEVFGLLGPNGSGKTTTMKCLLGLLFPTSGEISVLGRPANDVEKNERIGYLPEESYLYRFLNAEETLDFYGRLFKISAAERRERTQQLIEMVGLKNARRRQLKEYSKGMTRRIGLAQALINNPDLVMLDEPTSGLDPIGTREMKDLIIQLKEQGKTVIMCSHLLADVQDVCDRIAILYGGELKELGNVEDLIQSKEQTCITSTELPDEAITEIDAILKKYNAEKISVEHPSTNLEELFLKTVQESIDRPGQRFVPANDGDKNQEPVSTES
- the hisI gene encoding phosphoribosyl-AMP cyclohydrolase, giving the protein MSIPDFDKAELLPVIAQDAESGDVLMLAYMNEEAYQETLKTGRVCYYSRSRQKLWRKGEESGNVQELKELYYDCDADTLLAKVNQIGGAACHEGYKSCFFRKINPADESFEVVGNRVFDPKEVYKK
- the cysC gene encoding adenylyl-sulfate kinase, yielding MTEQKATNVTWHEQRVSDKERCELNGHKGVMLWFTGLSGAGKSTVANTVDHLLHSKGNHSYVLDGDNIRMGLNKNLGFSAEDRAENIRRIGEVGKLFVGAGVITSTAFISPYREDRDKVRELMGEGEFIEVYVNASLATCEERDPKGLYKKARAGEIKNFTGIDDPYEAPENAELVLDSDSKGIDELAEEVVAYLESKGYLKA
- the hisG gene encoding ATP phosphoribosyltransferase; the encoded protein is MTEPLIKLGIPAGSLKDSTQALFKRAGYNISISSRSYFPTVDDDQIECLLIRAQEMSRYVEEGILDAGITGHDWVVETGADVHEICELVFSKVSRRPVRWVLCVPEDSDVKTVKDLEGKRIATEAVGLTQQFLEKNGVKAKVEFSWGATEVKPPRLADAIVEVTETGSSLRANNLRIVEEVMQSTTRFIANKESFKDSAKREKLENIALMLQACLAAEGKVGLMMNIRRDSLEEILSLLPALQTPTVSSLSDPDWVDVNTIVDESVVRSIVPKLKQAGARGIVEYGINKIID
- a CDS encoding formyltetrahydrofolate deformylase, whose protein sequence is MQVTITAVGPDNCGLADPIVHYVASAGANIHEIQMFDHDRDKIFAMMLRIEWPETSGTVAKLRSHMNEIGQLKGLSIRTWSRDEHIRPPRVAICSTYRPEPVVALLRAMRDKVIKADPVVMIGNRPACRGVAEQFDVEWHDVGDDGGNPNNDQIVELFDQHEVDYIVLARYMRILPPATCWKFAGGRIINLHHGLLPPFPGFRPYEDAHAHHMLTFGATIHFIIPELDAGNQIINQGTFSVAPGTPLEEIKRQGETDNEPSTLVEGVRRVIDRDVELHFQKVVRGQN
- a CDS encoding aldehyde dehydrogenase family protein, which gives rise to MATTTSPDIHATPEVKHTQLLIDGEWRDAQSGKTFATMNPATEEKIADVAEGDAADIDLAVKAARRAFESGEWAEIDARDRGRLLNRLADLVEDNLEELAALETLDNGKPIRDSLAADLPLVVDCFRYYAGWADKIHGDTIPIRGNYLCYTRKEPVGVVGQIIPWNFPLLMLAWKWGPALAAGCTIILKPAEQTPLTSLRLAELALEAGFPPGVINVVPGYGPTAGAALVKHPDVDKIAFTGEHLTAQIIMRDAAETIKNVTFELGGKSPNIIFADSNLDDAVAGAEFGLFFNQGQCCCAGSRVFVEKKVHQQFVDKLVARASNRKLGNPFDMDTEQGPQVDQAQFEKIMGFIEKGRAAGAACVTGGNRFGDKGYFVEPTVFDNVTDDMEIAKNEIFGPVLSVLPFDSMDEVVTRANNSVFGLAAAVWTRDVAKAHHIARQVRAGTVWVNCYDVFDAAAPFGGFKMSGIGRELGEAALANYTELKTVTVSLD
- a CDS encoding YncE family protein, encoding MTTTDHSWLLDGQGLVTPTVEWSVRTRGPLVEVRHAPECQETFAADISGSLYRLNIQGEITRRKGKFPHTSRIYWCSSGELGVVCQKAFKVSLVNRDFEVEWEAKFREDVRAVAISHNGDYVAVALSDSQIILFDRYKKRIAKVPTRRSLDDLHFVWEEPAIVGSSDLGLLCKFSLKGKIDWMISPTSRSSQAKVNSDGSRIYLSAHNRGIQVYDGEGELLGAYQIKGIPQLLSLSPAGNRLAVLTTNALLFWMDLQGKLLWVAPVPEQIVSIDCDGFGSRLILGLETGEITCLNWSLEN
- a CDS encoding ABC transporter permease, coding for MTFEPIPYDISEGFLHFLYAFFGFGLMIVLLGVFVTRLSMGTRGPKLVLQQLKDGLHEITSLSLKRIMAIATLTFKEAARRKVFYIIILFALLFMFANWFLSMSDQRTDFQIEVYVSFVLTVISILVIPIVLLLSCWGIPEDIRQRSLHTVVTKPAHRMEVVMGRIFGFVGIGSILLLFMGVIGYFWIMRALPVEAQNDLACRVPVYGKLYFIDKDGNETKRGINTGDQWDFRSYIEGATKGRAIWTFNDFDSSAVSPNEPLQVETRFEAFRTYKGNIEDTLQVELTVVNNDNQTRVRLTPFPLREYTFNLVEIPQTLKVYDDEQGKEIEYNLSKDILSSESGFSLEVRCLDSQQYIGMANPDLFIRLPDRAFIVGFSKAIFGQWLLLVLIVSISVALSCMVKGPIATIATVALLMISFMFSGVLNEQITGRAIGGGPMESLYRMISQTNETSRLPADDTIAQIALSLDPIFSNMLWIVKHIIPDMSSFSMAEYLAKGFDVNASAAIIPSIAVTLSYFLVSVIVGYYCLKLRELESK